TGTGCACGATTTGATGATATGTAACCATAATTATCTTTTGAATCGATTATAAATGAAAAATCATCCTTATTACTGTTTATTGGGGCTCCTAAATTTCTAGGAACGGAGAAATTCAATCCATCCAAGAGTTTACTTTCATATATATCTAAATCACCTAACCCATAGTGTCCATCTGAAGAAAAATAAAGTATTCCATTTCTATAAAAAGGAAAAACATCATTTCCAATTGTATTAATTGTTGGTCCTAAATTTTGTGGCGAACTCATGGTGCCATCAACAGCAATTCGTACTACATACAAATCGGTCTCTCCATATCCACCTGGCATATCTGATGCAAAAAACAACAATCTACCATCATCACTTAGATTTGGGTGCCCTACTGAATATTTATCACTATCAAAGAATACCTTTTCACTTTTAACTAATTTATTATCTTCTACAGTTCCTTTTATAATTTGAAAATTGTTTATTCTAGATTCATCAACAACTAATTTATTATTCTTGAGAATGTTTGTTGTATAATACATTGTTTTCCAATCGGGACTAAATGTTACTGTAGCCTCATGATATTTAGTCATTACATTAGGAATGAAAATTGTTTCGTTAAACAAATTACCATCAACAGCACTCCTTTCTGCAACAAATAAGCTCAAGAAGGGTTGTTTATTCCAATTATATAACTTTTTATCAAAATTAGTTGTGTCTCTAGCTGATGTAAATACCACCTTATCTTTATAAAAAGCAGTTCCAAAATCAGACTTATTGGTATTAATAGCAATATTTTGCACAGTATAAAGGGATTTGTTTTTGGACAAACTGTCTAATAATTTCTTTTGATAAACATATTTATCAATTTCCTTTTGGTCTCCTTTTTTGTTTAAATATTCTTTGGTTATTTTATCAGCGTTATCATAATCCATAACTCCTTTCATTGACTGAATATACCTTAGATAATAGATATCTGGTAAATTATCTCCTTGTAATTCATATACTTTTTGATACCACTTTAAAGCATTCCGATTATCTGAAGTAAAATAATAGGAATCAGCGGCATTTTTTAAAGTTTGAACTGATGGTTTTTTGATATTTTCCAAACACTCTTCGTATGCTTTTGCAGCATCTACATAAGAATAATTTCTAAATAAGGCATCGGCCTTTTTTAAATTTGTTTGTGCTAAAACAGATACAAAGCTGAATAGCAAGCTAAGTATATAATATTTTTTCATAAGTGAGATTTTTAAAAGAATCTTGGAGATTTAATTTTTCTTGGGTCTTTATGAAATTGATAACGCAATATGAATTCATGTGAACCATCATTGTATTTATTCAATTTGGTTACTGTATAATCATACGAATACCCAATATAAAGGCTTGTTGATATTTGGAATCCAGCTAACGCACTAACTGAATCATCAAAACGATAAGAAGCTCCTAATACCACTTTTTCTTGAAGCATAAAATTGGCTGAAAGATCTACCGAAATTGGCATTCCACTGACTACTTTAGCTAATACAGCAGGTTTGAACTTCAAACTTCTATTCAAGTCAAATACGTAACCTCCCATAAAAAAATAATGCATCTGGTCATAATTAACGGCTTCTTGTATGTCATTGTAATAATCACTTCTTATGAAACTAGGAACCGATGCTCCTACATACCATCTGTCTGTGTAATAATATACCCCTGCTCCTATAGATGGTTTTACAACATTATTAATATTGCTATTTAATAAAGCATCATTAGCATCATAGTATCGCCCTTTAGTCCAATCTATATTCAGCATTCGCATTCCTGCTCTTAATCCAAATGCTAACCTTTTTTCATAGCCTAAAGCCAATGAATAAGAAAAATTACCATCTAAATATAACTCGTTTGATGGCCCTAGCTTATCATTTACTACACTAAAGCCTAATCCTATTTTTTCATTTCTCAAGGGCGATTGTACAGATAGGGATTGTGTTTGTGGTGCACCATCTATTCCTACCCATTGCGATCGATGCAACAATACCGCTTCTAGATTACCTGTAGAACCAGCATAAGCAGGATTGATTACCATTGTGTTATACATATACTGCGTATATTGCGGATCTTGCTGTGCATTTGCTAGGAAGGAAGCAAAACCGCAAAATATCAAAAGATAGGTCTCTATAAATTTTACACTTAGTTTCATATTATAACTATTTAGTCAGTTAATTTAATTTGATGCTTTAATGGTTCCTGAAGGTTATCTAATAATAGCTAACCAACCTGTTTTAGCTGCTCCATCTGCACCAGTATCTAGAACATAATAATATGTGCCCGCTGGTAATCTATCTCCTTTATTTATAGCTCCCGAAACATTTGTTGTTCCATCCCAATCATTGTTATAACGATTTTGTTTATAAACTAATGCTCCATATCTATTGTAAACGCTTAAATTATTATTTGGATAATTTTCGATACCTTCGATTTTGAAAAAATCATTTGCACCATCATTATTAGGAGTAAATTCATTATAAACTACCAAAATCATAGGACTCACAGATGCTTCAGCAAAATTATTTGAAGTATCTGAATCTATTGGATTTGAGATAATAACTGATGCTACATTTAAATAATTGCCTGTTGGTAATACCTGTGCTACTATAGTTAATGTTTCGCTTGTATTGGCGTTTAGCATTAGAATATTCCATTCTCCAGTAGTGCTATTATATATTCCATTACTAGTCTGTGCACTAACAAAATCATATCCTGTTGGTAAAAGTTCACGAACTAATACATCTATAAAATTCCCTGCTCCAATGTTATTAACTGTTATAGTAAAAATCACATTTTCATTAACTTTAGGATTAGGATTGTCTACAGTATTTGTCATTGTTATATCCGAACAAGTCTGAACGGCTAAAGCAAGTAATTTACTTTGCGTTTCATTACATAAATTCGAATAGGAAACATTTACACTTGCTGGCCCTATTTCTGGCCATAAAACTGTTACAAAATTATCAGTAGTGGCTCCACCTGCTGTAACTGTTCCGTCACCAGTGATAGTCCAATTATAATTAGACATTCCATTTAAAGTTGTATATGTAACAACATCAAAAACACATGCATTAGCCTTACTTGCAGTTATTGTTGCTGGCTCACTTCCTCTAAAACTAACAGGAATAGCCAATCTAGATTTACTTTCGCAACCTGTTATTAGATTATTCAAAGATCCATAATATGTTCCAGCAACAAGTAATGTACTTGGCGCTAATGCCAC
The nucleotide sequence above comes from Flavobacterium branchiarum. Encoded proteins:
- a CDS encoding OmpA family protein, whose protein sequence is MKKYYILSLLFSFVSVLAQTNLKKADALFRNYSYVDAAKAYEECLENIKKPSVQTLKNAADSYYFTSDNRNALKWYQKVYELQGDNLPDIYYLRYIQSMKGVMDYDNADKITKEYLNKKGDQKEIDKYVYQKKLLDSLSKNKSLYTVQNIAINTNKSDFGTAFYKDKVVFTSARDTTNFDKKLYNWNKQPFLSLFVAERSAVDGNLFNETIFIPNVMTKYHEATVTFSPDWKTMYYTTNILKNNKLVVDESRINNFQIIKGTVEDNKLVKSEKVFFDSDKYSVGHPNLSDDGRLLFFASDMPGGYGETDLYVVRIAVDGTMSSPQNLGPTINTIGNDVFPFYRNGILYFSSDGHYGLGDLDIYESKLLDGLNFSVPRNLGAPINSNKDDFSFIIDSKDNYGYISSNRAQGKGDDDIYYFTKGKPICNQLISGKAINLKTKTGISDTFILVYDVYDTVITETKTDVDGNYTLEVPCSKRVKITANKPNYSGDEKYVETTKENNATIKEVNFYLNNYDDLVVKKEGIEKVDINPIFFEYNKFDINPQAATELDKVVFVMQKFPKIKIKIESHTDSRGKDAYNLKLSDERAKATEDYILSKGIDVSRIVSAIGYGETRLVNKCSNGVKCTEEEHFANRRSDFIITEK
- a CDS encoding PorP/SprF family type IX secretion system membrane protein; the encoded protein is MKLSVKFIETYLLIFCGFASFLANAQQDPQYTQYMYNTMVINPAYAGSTGNLEAVLLHRSQWVGIDGAPQTQSLSVQSPLRNEKIGLGFSVVNDKLGPSNELYLDGNFSYSLALGYEKRLAFGLRAGMRMLNIDWTKGRYYDANDALLNSNINNVVKPSIGAGVYYYTDRWYVGASVPSFIRSDYYNDIQEAVNYDQMHYFFMGGYVFDLNRSLKFKPAVLAKVVSGMPISVDLSANFMLQEKVVLGASYRFDDSVSALAGFQISTSLYIGYSYDYTVTKLNKYNDGSHEFILRYQFHKDPRKIKSPRFF